ACGTCCAGCCGTCGTCACGGAGCGCGGCGGCCACGGTGGTCGCGTCGGCCGCGGACGTCACCTGGCCGACCCGCGCGGGTGTGGCCGCGCTGCCGAGCAGGCCCAGGTCGGTCCCGGGGTGGCCGACGGGTGTCACGGTCGGCTGCTCCCCCATCACGAACAGCATCGCGGCGAGCGCCCCGACGCCGGCCAGCGACCCGGCCGCGAGGCGCGTGCCGGACCGGCGCTGCTCGACCTCGCCGCGCAGCGCACGCGCCCGCCTGCCGTGCACGGCGGGCACCGTGAGCCCGGGCGGGGCGAACGGGTCGCGCCGCACCGGGGGCACCGGGCACGCCGCACCCTGCGGCTCGCCCAACGTGGCGCCGAGCGAGAGCAGGCGCGCGGTGAAGTCGGGTGCGGGCGGCACGTCGTCGACCGCGCACGCCAGGGCCTGCCGCGCGGCGCGCGCCGCGGCCAGCGCCTCCGCGCACAGCGCGCACGCCGCGACGTGCGCGAGCGCACGTTCGGTCGCGGCCACCGAGAGCTGGCCGTCGACGAGGGCGCTGATCCGCGAGCCGAGGTGCGTCATGCGTCGTGCGCACCTGCGGTCGTGAGCAGGACGTCGTCCGGGTCGAGCGGTCCGGAGCCCCGCAGCGCCTCGGGTGCGCGGTGCTCGAGCGACTCGCGCAGGCGGGCGCGCGCCCGGTGGATGCGCGAGCGCACCGTCCCGAGCTTGACGCCCAGCGTCACCGCGATCTCCTCGTAGGACAGCCCTTCGATGTCGCACAGCACGACGGCCGCGCGGTACTCGGGCCGCAGCTCGTCGAGCGCGCGCTGCACGTCGTGGTCCAGGTTGCCGTGCTCGAACGCACGCTCGGGCGCCGCGAGCTGGTCCCCGCTGACGTAGCGGTCGGAGTCCTCACCCATCGCGTCCATGCGGATGCGCTGCTTGCGCCGCGCCTGGTCCAGGAACAGGTTCGTCGTGATGCGGTGCAGCCAGCCCTCGAACGTCCCGGGCGCGTACGTGTGCAGCGAGCGGAACACGCGCACGAACGTCTCCTGCGTCAGGTCCTCCGCGTCGTGCCGGTTCCCCGTCAGGCGGTAGGCCAGGCGGTAGACGCGCGCGGAGTGGTCGCGCACGATCTCCTCCCACGTCGGGGGCTGCCACCCGGCGGGCACCTCGGTGCTGGGCACTGCTCTCCATTCGTCTGCGGTCGGCGTTCGCCGTCGACCATCGTCCCAGCATCTGCAACGCACCGCCGCCCCGGAACGTTCCACGCCCGGTGGCGGGCGGGTGCGGGACTAGGCTGTGCCGAGCCCGCGACCGCGGCCGTTCGCACCGATCCGACGCATCGCCTGACGCCGTCGCAGCACCTGGGAGGCCATCGTGTCCGCCGACAAGGCCACCAGCTGGGTGTTCGCCGAGGAGCTCGTGGGCGAGGACGACGTGCTGCTCGCGGCACGTGAGCGCGCCGCTCAGCTGGGCGCTGGGGCCGTCCTGCCCGGCACGGGCCGCGCGCTGAGCGTGCTGGCCGCGGCCGCGGGGGCGCGCACCGTCGTCGAGATCGGCACCGGCACCGGCGTCGCGTCGCTCTACCTGCTGCGCGGCATGCCCGAGGACGGCGTGCTCACCACGATCGACCCGGAGGTCGAGCACCACCGCGCGGCCAAGGAGGCGTTCGCGGAGGCGGGCCTGCGCTCGACGCGCACGCGCACCATCTCCGGCCGCGCGCTGGACGTGCTCCCGCGCCTGACCGACGGCGCGTACGACCTGGTCCTGCTCACGCTCACCACCGCGGGCGGCATGCTCGAGCAGGCGCCCGAGTACCTGGCGCAGGCGGTCCGGCTGCTGCGCGCGGGCGGGGTGCTCGCCGTCGACCACGCGCTCTGGTACGACCGCGTCGCGGACCCTGCACGGCGCGACGAGGCGACGACCGCGGTGCGTGAGCTCGTCCGCTCGGTGCGCTCGGACGAGCGGCTGCTGCCCGCGCTGCTGCCTG
The Cellulomonas gilvus ATCC 13127 DNA segment above includes these coding regions:
- the sigE gene encoding RNA polymerase sigma factor SigE, which produces MPSTEVPAGWQPPTWEEIVRDHSARVYRLAYRLTGNRHDAEDLTQETFVRVFRSLHTYAPGTFEGWLHRITTNLFLDQARRKQRIRMDAMGEDSDRYVSGDQLAAPERAFEHGNLDHDVQRALDELRPEYRAAVVLCDIEGLSYEEIAVTLGVKLGTVRSRIHRARARLRESLEHRAPEALRGSGPLDPDDVLLTTAGAHDA
- a CDS encoding O-methyltransferase; translation: MSADKATSWVFAEELVGEDDVLLAARERAAQLGAGAVLPGTGRALSVLAAAAGARTVVEIGTGTGVASLYLLRGMPEDGVLTTIDPEVEHHRAAKEAFAEAGLRSTRTRTISGRALDVLPRLTDGAYDLVLLTLTTAGGMLEQAPEYLAQAVRLLRAGGVLAVDHALWYDRVADPARRDEATTAVRELVRSVRSDERLLPALLPVGNGLLVAVRR